In the genome of Shewanella denitrificans OS217, the window TAGAGTTAAGTGGCGGTTTCACTTTGGCAACAATGTATCGGAAGACTACAAGATGAGTTATCGGCTCAGCAGTTCAGTATGTGGATCCGTCCGTTACAAGCTGAAATGGATGGCGATACTCTAGTGCTATATGCACCTAATCGTTTTGTACTCGATTGGGTTAGGGATAAGTACATCAATATTATCAATCAGTTTTTTACTGAGCAGATGGGTAGTAATGCCCCTAAACTGCGTTTCGATATTGGTAGTCGTCCTTCTGCTCGCACTGTCCAGCCAGCCCCAGCCGCTCCTAGACCTACAACAGGCCACACCCAGACTAAAGCCCGCGTTGGCACGGCATTTAATATCCAAGCCGAGCCTATGGCCAATGCTAATCATCGTAGTAACATCAACCCCACTTACCAGTTTGATAACTTCGTTGAAGGTAAATCAAACCAATTAGGTAAAGCTGCAGCGATGCAAGTGGCTGAGAATCCAGGCGGCGCTTACAACCCATTATTTTTGTATGGTGGTACTGGTTTAGGTAAAACCCACTTATTACATGCTGTGGGTAATGGCATTATTAAGAATAATCCTAATGCCAAAGTGGTGTACATGCACTCAGAAAGATTTGTGCAGGACATGGTTAAAGCCCTACAAAATAACGCCATCGAAGAATTTAAGCGTTATTATCGCAGTGTTGATGCCTTGTTTATCGATGACATTCAATTCTTTGCCAACAAAGACAGATCCCAAGAAGAATTCTTCCATACCTTTAATGCGTTATTAGAAGGTAATCATCAGATCATCTTAACCTCTGATAGATATCCAAAAGAGATCGACGGCGTTGAAGATAGATTAAAGTCTCGCTTTGGTTGGGGACTGACAGTGGCTATCGAGCCACCAGAATTAGAAACCCGTGTGGCGATCTTGATGCGTAAAGCCCAAGAGAGCGGCATTAATTTACCCGATGAAGTGGCCTTTTTCGTCGCTAAGCGTTTGCGCTCTAATGTGCGCGAATTAGAAGGGGCATTAAATAGGGTTATCGCTAACGCAAACTTTACTGGCAGACCTATTACCATAGATTTTGTCCGTGAAGCCTTAAGAGATTTGTTAGCGCTACAAGAAAAATTAGTAACAATAGACAATATACAAAAGACTGTCGCCGAGTATTATAAGATCAAGATGGCTGATATGTTGTCTAAGCGACGTTCACGTAGTGTGGCAAGACCAAGACAGGTTGCCATGGCGCTTTCAAAGGAACTCACCAATCAAAGTTTACCGGAAATTGGTGATGCATTTGGTGGTCGCGACCATACGACTGTATTGCATGCATGCCGCAAAATTGCACAATTACGTGAAGAAAGTCATGACATTAAAGAAGATTATGCTAATTTGATTAGAACTTTATCTTCTTAATCTAGGGAATTTAGACCAAATGAAATTTTCTATCGATAGGGACGCCCTATTAAAACCACTTCAATTGGTTACAGGTGCTGTCGAACGTCGTCATAATTTGCCTATTTTAGCTAACTTGCTGGTTAAGGTTAGCCAAGACGTAATTAGTCTTACCGGGACAGATTTAGAAGTTGAGCTCGTGGGTCAAGCCGCTATTCATGGGGACATAGTCCCTGGTAACACCACAGTGCCAGCTAAAAAGTTACTCGATATCGTCAAATCATTACCAGAGCAAAGTGAACTGCATGTGGAACAGCAAGATAACCGTTGGTTATTGCGCTCGGGTCGCAGCCGTTTTACCTTGGCGACGCTGCCAGCATCAGATTATCCCAATGTGGAAGCCTTTCAAGCAGAAATTGAATTCACCATTAAGCAAGGCGTGCTTAAGTCGATCATAGATTCGACCCAGTTTTCCATGGCTAACCAAGATGTGCGTTATTACCTCAATGGTTTATTGTTTGAAACCGAAGGTAACACCTTAAAAGCCATTGCCACAGATGGTCACAGATTGGCATTAAGTCATAGACAAATAGACGTCAGCTTACCCGAGAAACAAGTGATTGTGCCCCGTAAAGGTGTGGTTGAAATGTCACGTTTATTAGATAGCGATGATAAAGACATCAGCATTGCCATTGGCGAGAGCGCCATTCGTGCCGTTACCGACACTGCAGTGTTCACCAGTAAGCTAGTGGATGGCCGTTTTCCTGATTATCGCCGCGTATTACCTAAAGGCGGTGATAAAGTGGTGGTCGCCAGTCGTCAGCAACTTAAACAGGCACTCACTCGCGCCTCTATTTTGTCTAATGAAAAGTTTCGCGGTGTGCGTATTCAGTTGGAACCAGGCTTATTGCGGATAACGGCTAATAACCCTGAACAAGAAGAAGCCGAGGAAATCATAGACGTTGACTATGATTCGGCAAATCTTGAGATTGGTTTTAACGTCAGTTACTTGCTAGATGTGCTTAATAATTTAGCCAGCGAAGATGTGCGTATTACTCTTATAGACGGTAATTCCAGCGCCTTGATAGAAAACCACAAGGAAGAAGATTCCATGTATGTGGTGATGCCGATGCGTTTATAATACGTAACCGCAAGGCCCATAAAAGAAGGTGCTTTGGCACCTTCTTTGTCTCTTGTTCCCCTTGGTTTTCCCACTTGGTTTTCTCAAAATAGGTTTGCATGAGTTTACAGCGGATTAGCATAGAATCGTTTCGTAATATTGCCGCGGCTAACCTGTTGCCAAGTGAAGGCTTGAACTTAATTTATGGCCACAATGGCAGTGGTAAAACTAGCGTGCTTGAAGCGATTTATTTCCTCGGTATGGGTCGCTCTTTTCGCAGCCATTTGTCCCAGCGCGTTATCCGCCATGATGAGGACAAACTCACCCTATTTGCACAACTCAGTCATCATAATGGTGAGAGCAAGGTCGGCTTACGTCGCCACCGAAATGGCGAAATTGAAGTCAAAATTGATGGTGACAGGGTTAAGCGGTTATCCACATTGGCCGAAACTTTACCCATACAAGTGATCACCCCTGAGAGTTTTTCGCTGCTATTTGAAGGCCCTAAGGCTAGGCGTCAGTTTGTCGACTGGGGCGCATTTCACTCGGATGAGCAATTCTACACGGCTTGGTCCAATGTAAAGCGAATATTAAAGCAGAGAAATCAACTGCTTAGAAATGGTTCTTCCTATGGGAATATTCTATTTTGGGATAAGGAGTTGGTGCGTTATGCTGAACAGGTTACCCAGATACGAAATCACTATGTAGACTCGTTAAATGAGCTACTTAAGGGTATAATCGAAGAGTTTTTACCTCAAGTGAATATCAGCATTTCATTTACAC includes:
- the dnaA gene encoding chromosomal replication initiator protein DnaA yields the protein MAVSLWQQCIGRLQDELSAQQFSMWIRPLQAEMDGDTLVLYAPNRFVLDWVRDKYINIINQFFTEQMGSNAPKLRFDIGSRPSARTVQPAPAAPRPTTGHTQTKARVGTAFNIQAEPMANANHRSNINPTYQFDNFVEGKSNQLGKAAAMQVAENPGGAYNPLFLYGGTGLGKTHLLHAVGNGIIKNNPNAKVVYMHSERFVQDMVKALQNNAIEEFKRYYRSVDALFIDDIQFFANKDRSQEEFFHTFNALLEGNHQIILTSDRYPKEIDGVEDRLKSRFGWGLTVAIEPPELETRVAILMRKAQESGINLPDEVAFFVAKRLRSNVRELEGALNRVIANANFTGRPITIDFVREALRDLLALQEKLVTIDNIQKTVAEYYKIKMADMLSKRRSRSVARPRQVAMALSKELTNQSLPEIGDAFGGRDHTTVLHACRKIAQLREESHDIKEDYANLIRTLSS
- the dnaN gene encoding DNA polymerase III subunit beta, giving the protein MKFSIDRDALLKPLQLVTGAVERRHNLPILANLLVKVSQDVISLTGTDLEVELVGQAAIHGDIVPGNTTVPAKKLLDIVKSLPEQSELHVEQQDNRWLLRSGRSRFTLATLPASDYPNVEAFQAEIEFTIKQGVLKSIIDSTQFSMANQDVRYYLNGLLFETEGNTLKAIATDGHRLALSHRQIDVSLPEKQVIVPRKGVVEMSRLLDSDDKDISIAIGESAIRAVTDTAVFTSKLVDGRFPDYRRVLPKGGDKVVVASRQQLKQALTRASILSNEKFRGVRIQLEPGLLRITANNPEQEEAEEIIDVDYDSANLEIGFNVSYLLDVLNNLASEDVRITLIDGNSSALIENHKEEDSMYVVMPMRL
- the recF gene encoding DNA replication/repair protein RecF (All proteins in this family for which functions are known are DNA-binding proteins that assist the filamentation of RecA onto DNA for the initiation of recombination or recombinational repair.), translated to MSLQRISIESFRNIAAANLLPSEGLNLIYGHNGSGKTSVLEAIYFLGMGRSFRSHLSQRVIRHDEDKLTLFAQLSHHNGESKVGLRRHRNGEIEVKIDGDRVKRLSTLAETLPIQVITPESFSLLFEGPKARRQFVDWGAFHSDEQFYTAWSNVKRILKQRNQLLRNGSSYGNILFWDKELVRYAEQVTQIRNHYVDSLNELLKGIIEEFLPQVNISISFTRGWDSKTDLALLLESQYSRDLATGHTVSGPHKADLRLRVGNLPVQDALSRGQLKLLVCALRIAQGKLLKQQKDKQSIYLVDDLPSELDAQHRQLLLKQLTETGAQIFVTAIEPAAIVDSLASPPNKVFHVEQGRVTVIE